A region of the Dehalococcoidia bacterium genome:
TGCTGCGGTTGCTGTTGGGGTTGCCGGGCCGCCTAGCTGGGTTACCGTTCACCGTATAGTCGAGGATCGCCGGGCCGTTGAGGGCAGCGGCGCCGTCGGTGCAGGACATGTCTATCCACTGACCAACGCCAGTACGGTGACGATGATAGAGCGCCATCAGCAGGGCGATAGCCATCAGGTATCCGCCCGTGTGATTCATGTACGAGTACCCCCAACCGGCCGGAGGCATATCGGGCAACCCAGACTGGAACGTCAGGCCGGACACTGCCTGCACGATCGGTCCCCAGGTCTTGTACTCAGAGTACGGCCCCACGTGGCCGAATCCGCAGTTGGACACGTAGATGATATCGGGCTTGATTTTGACCATCTCCTCGTAGGAGAGGCCCCACCGATCCAGCACACCCTTCGAGAAGTTCTCGGTCACGGCGTCGCTGACCGAGATCAGCTCTTCGAGGATGGCCTTGGCCTTGGGCTTGCGCATGTCCAGAGTGACGCCCAGCTTCTCGATGTTGTGGTTGTTGAACGTGCCGCCGAGGTTGATGCCCCGCCGGTCATCCATCCACGGGCCGTTGCCCCTGAAGATGTCCCACTGGCCCTGCCTGAGCCTGTCCTCGACCCTGATCACCTGCGCCCCGAACGCCGCGAGTACACGGGTCGCCCCGGCGCCGGCAAGCTGGCCGGTAAAGTCGCATATACGGATGTTGGAAAGGGCTCTGGGTGTGTCACAGGTATCGTTCATGCGCGGGTCTCTCCGGGAGATTAAGTGCTCTCAATATGCGGAACAAGTGGCTCTACCAAATCAATCAGCATGGGGAGGTCCTCTGCGACGGTCTGCCAAAGTACATCCAGATCAATATCGAAGTAAACATGAACTAGACGGTTGCGCATGCCTACTACGTCTGGCCATGGGATAGTAGACAGCTCATCCCGAGTTGCCGACGATACTTGATTGGCGGCTTCTCCCACAATCTCTACAGCCTTCGTAAGTGCGAAAACGAGCATCTCGTCTTGATCAAGATCGTCTCGTGTCCGACCTTGCGCAAACGACAGGGCACTGTGTGCCGCGTCCAGCATATGCCGAAGGCGAACACTATCCCTCTCGTTCATACTGCACTTCCGCCTCCTTGAGGACCTTCTCTCTGAAATAGGGACTCAAGT
Encoded here:
- a CDS encoding CoA transferase; the protein is MCDFTGQLAGAGATRVLAAFGAQVIRVEDRLRQGQWDIFRGNGPWMDDRRGINLGGTFNNHNIEKLGVTLDMRKPKAKAILEELISVSDAVTENFSKGVLDRWGLSYEEMVKIKPDIIYVSNCGFGHVGPYSEYKTWGPIVQAVSGLTFQSGLPDMPPAGWGYSYMNHTGGYLMAIALLMALYHRHRTGVGQWIDMSCTDGAAALNGPAILDYTVNGNPARRPGNPNSNRSIYPKMAPHGIYRCEGDDNWVGISVRNDDDWAALCEVIGADGMASDSKLATVDGRIEHHDAIDERIEAWTSVRSPMQAMEALQARGVPAGAVQRPVDRIDNDPNTKEWGLFPTVEHQAMGKVRVDGMPIKLSETPARIKKGGPTLGQHNQEVFAEVLGIEQATVDALTEEGVF
- a CDS encoding DUF86 domain-containing protein — its product is MNERDSVRLRHMLDAAHSALSFAQGRTRDDLDQDEMLVFALTKAVEIVGEAANQVSSATRDELSTIPWPDVVGMRNRLVHVYFDIDLDVLWQTVAEDLPMLIDLVEPLVPHIEST